ATTTCCGAGATACCGGACGTTGGGGACTGCACGGATACGCTTCTCATCCTCGGGGAATGGACATGTTCCCATGAGTTCCAGTTCCACATTGTGATCTCGGAGCAACTCTGCGATCTTCAGCATTACCCCAAGGCCGCGCTCCTCGGACAACCCCCCCACGTAGATTAGTGTGCGCTTGCTGTGCTGCTTGCTCGCAACTCGCTCTACCGAGGTGAGCAGGGGATAATTTGGCACTACGCTGATAGGCAGTCCGGTGAACGTTTTGGTTGAGTAGCAATCTGCCACGAGGACATGGTCCCACAGCGCACTTACCATTCGTTCATAAGCTCCGAAGCCCACACTGATCATAGGGCGCAGCTTTGCTGGAATCCATCGCATGGAAAGAATCTTGTCAGGATAGAATTCTCGGGTATCGTAGATTACCTTCTTGCCAGCCAACTTGAGCAGAAGCCCCGCCGGAATAAGGTCGGGATGGTGAAATTGATATATGTCACCATCCTGCCGTTTGGCCTCCCGGTACATCTTCCAGGAGAGGCCAACCATACGCGAGAGACGCCCTTTCGATGGTGGCAGCGCACGTATCCTGACGCCATCGACGATTTCGTCGCGATCGTGGCAAACAATCTGAGTAACCTCGTACCCCTCTGCAACCTCTGATTTGCACGCTTTCTGAAATATCCGAATGTCGTCGGGGGGATACGTGCTCAGATGCACAATGTGTCGCACTTTCATCGGGTAGATATCCTTGTGGTCGAACACCGCTCTGGCCTACGCTGCCGCGTCGGTATTTTCCAGTTGCCGACGTGCGGCGTCAAATGTTTCTGTAGTCGAGCTAGGCTTCTGTCTCTGCCTGAAATGTTCGGCAATAAGGTCAATCGTGCTATCAAGAGACGTTGAAGGTCGCCATCCGATACACCGTTCGATCTTGGCCGTCGACGGTATTCGACGCGGCATATCTTCGAACCCAGCCTCGTAAGCCTGGTCGTAGGGAATGTAGCTGATCGGAGAACTGCTGCTGAGCTTAGCTTTGATTAGCTTGGCGAGACCTTCAATGGAAATCTCTTCCGAACTACCTATGTTGAACACTTGACCGACGGACTCCGGAGCATCCAGCAATTTCAGAATCGCTGCTACCGTATCTCCTACATAGCAGAAACAGCGGCTTTGTTTGCCTGTTCCAAATACTGTGATCGGCCGGCCCTCCAGAGCCTGCCGAACGAAGTTCGGCACGACCATTCCATATTGCCCCGTCTGCCGCGGCCCTATGGTGTTAAAGAACCTTCCGACAACAACCGGGAGCTTTCTCTCTTTCCAATATGCCAAGGCCAGAAACTCATCCAGGGCCTTCGATGCGGCATAACTCCATCGACCCTTATCCGTCGAACCTAGAACCAGATCGTCCTCTTCGCGGAAGGGAAAGTGCGCACTCTTACCGTAAACCTCCGAGGTCGAAGCGATGAACACCTTTTTCTTTTTCTTGCGTGCTGCCTCCAGCACCAATTCCGTTCCCTTGATGTTGGTCTCAATCGTACGGACCGGGCTCTCGACAATAAGACGCACTCCGACTGCAGCTGCAAGATGCACAACAATATCGCTCTCATCAACCAGTTCGGCCAGCAAAGCCTTGTTCATTACGGAATCGATCCAGTAATTGAGCTTTGGAATGTTTTTAAGATGGCGAATATTCTCCGAGCTACCGGTGGAGAGGTCGTCCATAATTAGAACTTCGTCACCTCGGGACAGCAATGCTTCTGTAAGGTGAGAACCTATAAATCCTGCACCGCCCGTAATGAGAACACGCATGTCATTTCCCCCTATCAGGTTTTCTATTTCGTGCTGACCAGAAATGGTCCCGCGGAAGTGGAATCCGGCCTGCGGGATCCGTTCACATGCCCAACCGCAGCGAAACATAGCTCCTCAAGTATTTCTGCACTACAGGACCAGGAGCAGTGAGCTTCGACAAACCGGCGGCCTTCTGCGGAAAGGCGCGCGCATTCCTCGCCGTGAGTCAAAAGTCTGATGATACCGGCGGCAATCTCTTCGGCGTTTGTGCCGATAATCAATTGCGGTTCGATGCCGCTTACGCACAGTCCAGCCGCTACCACAGGAGTCGTGACGACGGGCACTTCCATCGACATGGCTTCAAGCACCTTGTTCTGCACTCCGGAGGCGAAGCGAAGCGGTGCAACAAATACGTCAGCTCGATCCAGATATGGTCTGATGTCACCGACTGCCCCAGTAACCGTCACATCGGAGAAACGCTGGGCGGCATTTACCAACTCCGGTAAAGGATCACGGCCCACAATCAGAACTTCCAGATCTGAAATGGCTCGCCTTACTAGCGGAAGTATCCTATCCAGTAGAAATACGGCCGCGTCTGCGTTAGGGGAATAGCTCATGACTCCTGAAAACACGATGCAGTTTCTTCCGGAGGGTGGGGAGCTACGTTTCCAGTAGTCATAATCAACGCCCTGTGGCACGACTACGCTTTGGTCGGAAGGTCCCAGGAGATTCTCTCTGTCCCGCGCCGAGATGAAAAACCGGTAAGGCGTTTTGCGCGAGAGTCTTTCTTCCAACCGTCGTTCCCTCACATAATGGAAAAATAGTTTCGGCCAATGCAAGAGAGAAGCTTGTCGCATCTGCTGGAGGACCCGCTCGCAATTGGTGTCGCCGCACTCAACTACGATGGGCACTTCGACTCTCTGTAATAGCGGAATAGCCTCTCGACCATGAAAGAGTACAAGATCGAAGTTTTCCTCCCGCAGCAAACTGAGGGCCACCGCCTTCATCTGTTTCACAGCCCACCGCGTGCCCCAGAGCTCCTGTAGTCGTCTACCAAGAGCGGGTACTCGATCGCACATCCTGAGCCATCTGGGTTCGGGAGCATTGCATCGACTGAAGAACGCAATCCGCTCAGCATACGGACTCAGCGCGACGATCGTTTCCGGCGAAACCTGCTTCAAGTTAGTAAGGCAGATAAAAGTAACGGCGTGGCGTTGCCCTAATACGCGTAAGAGGTGGAAACCTCGCAAATAGCCGCTTGTCAGGGGGTAAGGGAGCTCGGGATATAACCAAAGAATTTTCATTGCGCCGTTTTGCAATCGGTGAAAGCCGCGCTATCGCTTCGCCAGAAAGGAAACCGCCTCTATGGAACCCTGCTATAGATCGCCATGCCAGTAGCAGTCTGGACAATGGCGTCGAGGGTTCGCTTGCCCGCCACTTTCGCGCCACTGGTGGGAACGAAGACTATGTCTTCCGATTGCAGATTGATATCGGGCGATTTTGCGGACAGTATCTTCTTGAGAGAGATGAGTTTCTCCTGGGGATCCCTTTCAGGTCCCGTTTTGCGAATCAACTGTGCTCTGTCGAGAGCGGCGGTGGGATTGGCGCCCTGTGCCATTGCGTATGCTTGGAGAATCGTCATCTGCGAGTTCTCCATGACGAACCCGCCAGGCAGACGAACATCCCCAACGACGTAGACAACTCCCGCTTTAGATACCACTACCGTATCGCCCGGATACACATAGATATTGCTTTGGCCGGAAGACTTACCGTCGTAAGACATGGTTACTACTTCCGACTCTTGCGAGCCGGACCGATGCAACACTGATACAGTATTGCCAGCTCGGGGAGTAGTGCCGCCAGCGGCAGAGAGTGCGTCAAACAGTTTTCGGGGCCCGGGCATCTGATAAACCCCAGGCTTCTGAACCTCACCCAAGACAGAAATGCCCTGCGTACTGAATTCCTTTTCGAGAACGGAAACACGCGGATCAGTGAAGAAGTTGCCGTCGCTGAGACGCTTTGCGATGAGCGCTTCGGCCTGGGCCGGGGTGAAGCCGCCGACTTTGACTGTACCCGCCAGAGGCAGTGTTATCTCACCTATCGAATTAACTCTGACATCCTTGACATAGTCCGGCGCACCGTACACGCTGACCTCAATCAAATCGCCTGCCCCAATCAGGATCTCAAAACCGGTCCCCCCGTTTGCGGTAGACGGAGAAGGCGCAAGAATTTTTCGTTGGCCGGTATCTCCGCTGGTGGCGGGAGCAGAATCCATAAAAGCACCACCACCTGAACCCTGTTTCGATATGTCATGCACTGCCGCGCCATTCTGACCAGGTGCGATCAGAGTTGGTAGAGGCGCAACCCTAATCGGTGAAGTGGGCTCTTGCGTCGTTTGGGCAGCCGATGCAAGCGCTCCAAGTAGCAGAAGTGCCAGGCCCATGCGCAAAGCGTTGGTTGTTGTTCCCGCGATATAGGACATAATCACCTCGATCTCTTCGCAGATTCAAAATCGAACGAGCTGCCGAACTCAGCTTTCGCTTTCAGAAAGGTAGAAAATAGGTTGAAGCCAAAACGCGAAATATGGAATTTGCAGTCGATCACGCGAAACTCTGAGCTCTGATTGAATGTGTGTATGCCCCTGCTTCCTGGGACCCAATCAGGAGTAATGCTCGTGAGCAGGCTTTCTTGATAGTCCGTCTCCGAAAGCACATCCACTCGGTGTAATTGGGCGGCATAGCCATACCCTTTTGAACAATCCTGACCAGGCCTGATCAGTTGTCCGTTGTCGAAATACAAACAACCAGCAGGACGGGCGTGGCAAACATCGAAAACGATAGGGTTCTTTGGGTGAGTCGTCCAAGGTCCCAATGGGGAGTCCGCGAAGAACAGGAACAATGCTTTGTCAGGTGAAGCGTGGTCGAGTACGCCTGCGGTAAACATCCACCATTTATCGTTATGGTGCAGCAGAGTGGAGTCGGTCGCTGCTACGTTTGACATCAAAACCGCTTCGTGAACCCACGAATACGGAAAATCACTTGCCCGATACATTTCAACTGTTCCGTTGTCGCGAGTTTCGGGAATCATGTATATCTCCCCTTGCCATGCGAAGAGGAATGGGTACGAGAGATGGTAGTTGCGCTCCAGCACTACCTGTGGCTCGCTGTAGTTGCCATTACTATCCACAACGCAGCACGAAATCACACCCTTTCGGGATGAGAACCAGTAATCTTCAAAAAAGAGATAGCTGCGCCCACTTTTCTCGAACAAGAATGGATCGGCGTAAAAATGATCCCGAGGCGGGCGCATGACTTTGACGCCGTGATCTGCCTTCGGCACGTCAGCTTTCGTCTGCATAACAATTGACCATTGCTCACGTAACAGGAGTTTCGTAAGTTCATTCCGAAGAGCCCACATAACCCAGCGCGCCAGGAAGCGCGCCATGTGTAGATTGCCGAGGGTGCGATGCTTTGCGTGTTGGCTAACATTGGTTCCGGAGCAAATCTGTGCATTCATCCGCACGCGCGCCGTGTCGGAGAGCTGCGCGATCAGAACGTTAGTTATTTCCCAGTAAGCGGCGTTCTGATTCAGTGCCAGGGAGAGGAAATTGGTGGTAACGTACGAGCAATATACGACGCGAGTCGAATTATGTCTTCGCTCAATTATCTGAAGTCCGTGCAACGTGAAACGATTGCCTTCGTACATATCCCAAAATTGACCCGGGACCTCGCCTGCTTCGCAGAAAGTGTCCTGTTGCACCGACCACGCACCTAAACCGACACACCCTGACAAATCGGCTCCAGGAACGCCATGCCCGAGATATAAGAGCAGATCAAGGTTGGCCCCTTTTATGGCTGCAAGATCGTCATCCAGAAAGGGAGTGTCATTGCACGTTCGGAGCAAGACCGGGGTAGCCCGACGGTTCAAGGGCAAGCGCCACTCCCGCAACCGAAGAGCATCGGTCCTAGACCGACGGATCCAACGATCAAATGCAGCCCAGTACCGAAACAGGATAGGACCACGCCTCGGTGTCTCCTTCGAATCGTCATTCAGGACAATAAAGAAAGGTTCGATGGTGCTGCAATCCGTCAGTTTGTAAACAAGATACTGAATCCAGCCGGGCACCCACAAAGAGTCCACAACCAGCCCGAGTCTTAGCGGAACGGACGACGGTGGGCTGTCTGAGGCAACGACGGCAATGTTGGAGAGTGAAGGCACTTCGTGAACTATCCGGAACGTGCTGCGTTGGAAATCAGAGGTATTGCGCTATCGTGAGCCGGGGTCGCAGAGTTCTTCGTTTTCTCGCTGGACGTGCAAGGCTCCAACGGAGAGAGCCCAGGTGAACCAGAATGCCTTCCGCCAAAGGATGTCGAGCCCAAATCCAGCTGCCAGCATTCCCCAGCACGCCGCTTCGAAGGCTACTAGCCGGGATGAAGCGAAGATATTTCGAGTGACTCGCGGAAACGCCCGCATATGTGAGCGCACCGCGCCAAACAGAAACAACGTTCCAAGGATTCCGAATTCGACCGCTACGGTGAGATAGATGTTGTGGGAAGCGCGCTGATCTCCTGCGAAGAAACGCGAGGAGCCAACGTATCTCTCAAACGCGTTGGAAAAATTGTCCAGTCCCGCCCCGAAAATGCCGTAACTTCTCAGAGAATGTATGCCGATTAGCCAGATATCCTGCCGCCCTGCCATTCTGCTAGTGGAAGCTTCCTGCACGCGCTCGAAGAATAATCGCGGCATGAACAGCAGTGCAGTGCCCGCGACAATTACTGGGAGAAACAGTCGCCAGTTCAGACGCAGGCGGAGCAGAAATACAAATGTAATTACCGCCACAGCAGCGAGGGCCCCTCGCGACATCGTCAGAAACACGGCAAATGCAATCGCGCCAGTACTAGCCAAAAAGAGTACACGGTGTGGCCAGGTACGGCTCGACAGCACACCGCCAAAGGACAGCGACAAAGGCAGGAGAAGAGCGACGGCAAAAAAATTCGGATCCGACTGAGTTGATCCTTCCG
This genomic interval from Acidobacteriota bacterium contains the following:
- a CDS encoding glycosyltransferase family 4 protein gives rise to the protein MKVRHIVHLSTYPPDDIRIFQKACKSEVAEGYEVTQIVCHDRDEIVDGVRIRALPPSKGRLSRMVGLSWKMYREAKRQDGDIYQFHHPDLIPAGLLLKLAGKKVIYDTREFYPDKILSMRWIPAKLRPMISVGFGAYERMVSALWDHVLVADCYSTKTFTGLPISVVPNYPLLTSVERVASKQHSKRTLIYVGGLSEERGLGVMLKIAELLRDHNVELELMGTCPFPEDEKRIRAVPNVRYLGNQNLRAVYQHIAEADLGLLLLQPVPAYAYAGENTLKLFEYMWCALPLVSSDFPNLRKIIDAAQCGICIDPCNAERAAAAITDLLDRPVLRQQMGTNGRDAVLRAYNWPAASKVLSQVYKNVLSDKRSSVEPLPLWMRDPLCSTWEHK
- a CDS encoding polysaccharide biosynthesis/export family protein codes for the protein MSYIAGTTTNALRMGLALLLLGALASAAQTTQEPTSPIRVAPLPTLIAPGQNGAAVHDISKQGSGGGAFMDSAPATSGDTGQRKILAPSPSTANGGTGFEILIGAGDLIEVSVYGAPDYVKDVRVNSIGEITLPLAGTVKVGGFTPAQAEALIAKRLSDGNFFTDPRVSVLEKEFSTQGISVLGEVQKPGVYQMPGPRKLFDALSAAGGTTPRAGNTVSVLHRSGSQESEVVTMSYDGKSSGQSNIYVYPGDTVVVSKAGVVYVVGDVRLPGGFVMENSQMTILQAYAMAQGANPTAALDRAQLIRKTGPERDPQEKLISLKKILSAKSPDINLQSEDIVFVPTSGAKVAGKRTLDAIVQTATGMAIYSRVP
- a CDS encoding glycosyltransferase; the encoded protein is MKAVALSLLREENFDLVLFHGREAIPLLQRVEVPIVVECGDTNCERVLQQMRQASLLHWPKLFFHYVRERRLEERLSRKTPYRFFISARDRENLLGPSDQSVVVPQGVDYDYWKRSSPPSGRNCIVFSGVMSYSPNADAAVFLLDRILPLVRRAISDLEVLIVGRDPLPELVNAAQRFSDVTVTGAVGDIRPYLDRADVFVAPLRFASGVQNKVLEAMSMEVPVVTTPVVAAGLCVSGIEPQLIIGTNAEEIAAGIIRLLTHGEECARLSAEGRRFVEAHCSWSCSAEILEELCFAAVGHVNGSRRPDSTSAGPFLVSTK
- a CDS encoding GDP-mannose 4,6-dehydratase; protein product: MRVLITGGAGFIGSHLTEALLSRGDEVLIMDDLSTGSSENIRHLKNIPKLNYWIDSVMNKALLAELVDESDIVVHLAAAVGVRLIVESPVRTIETNIKGTELVLEAARKKKKKVFIASTSEVYGKSAHFPFREEDDLVLGSTDKGRWSYAASKALDEFLALAYWKERKLPVVVGRFFNTIGPRQTGQYGMVVPNFVRQALEGRPITVFGTGKQSRCFCYVGDTVAAILKLLDAPESVGQVFNIGSSEEISIEGLAKLIKAKLSSSSPISYIPYDQAYEAGFEDMPRRIPSTAKIERCIGWRPSTSLDSTIDLIAEHFRQRQKPSSTTETFDAARRQLENTDAAA
- a CDS encoding O-antigen ligase family protein, giving the protein MTMTVLAVTACSLGWMIASENWLFVVGVFGLLLLLVRPIEVALGLYAFLIPFETMTTLGNSTDPSDTLLRYVGLLALFVILSAGLLRERIIRPPQTALFWSLFILWGGVSSLWAIDQTMALKRLPTAVGLWLLYMAVVSLRITDKELSWISLLTVLGGTGASIYSVYMFSHSGGAPGRVSLAEGSTQSDPNFFAVALLLPLSLSFGGVLSSRTWPHRVLFLASTGAIAFAVFLTMSRGALAAVAVITFVFLLRLRLNWRLFLPVIVAGTALLFMPRLFFERVQEASTSRMAGRQDIWLIGIHSLRSYGIFGAGLDNFSNAFERYVGSSRFFAGDQRASHNIYLTVAVEFGILGTLFLFGAVRSHMRAFPRVTRNIFASSRLVAFEAACWGMLAAGFGLDILWRKAFWFTWALSVGALHVQRENEELCDPGSR